The following nucleotide sequence is from Tissierellales bacterium.
AGACATTTTAAATGAGAATCAAAAAGACGTAATTTTGAGATGCCCAATAATACCTGAAATGAATGACAATGAAGAACATTTTAAAGCTATAGCTAAACTGTCAAGACAGTATAAATGTATAATGGAAGTAAATATACTTCCATATCACAGTATGAAAAAGTCAAAGCAGTTCAAACGAATTATAGAAGATAAAACGTATAGAGTGCCAGAGATAGAAGATAAGATGAAATGGAAGCAGATTCTTTCGGATAATGGTCTAAAAAATGGTATAATGGAGAATGAAAAAATATGACGATATTCGAAAAGGAAGGATACTATGGCAACCAAAAAAGATTATGTGTACAGAGGCTTGAAAACTATGATATTAAATGGTGAATTCAAAGAAGGCGAGCAGTTAATATCAGAGAGTGAGATTTGTAAGAAATATGATGTTTCTAGAGAGCCTGTAAGAAGGGCACTAAAAAAACTCATAGATAAAGGATATATAAACTCAAGACAAGGTAAAGGCTATTTTGTCAATCCAAGAGAATTTTACATGACAACTACTATAGCATCACTTAGTATAGAGAGTAAAAATAGACACACAACTACGGTACTAGAATTTAAAACTATATTAAATGATTTTGAGGATAGGTTACAATCGAAATACGTTCATGTGTATAAGCGGATAATACAGACTGATGATAATGTAATATATGAAGAGGGATACTTGCCATATGATTTGTTTGATGATTTTAATATAGAAAAATGTGAAGGTAGTATATTAAAATATTTTGAAGATGATAAGGGTATACAGCTTACACATGATAGAAAAGACTTAAAAAGTGTTTTAGTAGCTGAGAGTCATGTTATAAATAAATATTCTAAGGAAAAAATAGGACACTCTATAGAGACAGTTCATAATCTTTATTCAAACAATCAATTGATACAGGTTAGCAAACAGATAAAGCAAAATTCAGATATTACAATAGTGTCTACTTAGAGGGGGATGAAAATATGAAGTTTGGAGTTGTAGGTACAAGTGCGATAACGGAGAAATGGCTAGATGCGGCGAAGCAGATTGAAGGGTTTGAATTAGTGGCAGTTTATTCTAGAACAAAGAATCGAGCAGAAGAATTTGCTGCTATACATGGTGCAAAGTACACATTTACTAGTTTAGAAGAGATGTCACTAAACGAAGAAATGGAAGCTGTGTACATAGCTAGTCCGAATTCATTTCATGCAGAACATTCTAAGATAATGATGAGGGCTA
It contains:
- a CDS encoding GntR family transcriptional regulator, whose amino-acid sequence is MATKKDYVYRGLKTMILNGEFKEGEQLISESEICKKYDVSREPVRRALKKLIDKGYINSRQGKGYFVNPREFYMTTTIASLSIESKNRHTTTVLEFKTILNDFEDRLQSKYVHVYKRIIQTDDNVIYEEGYLPYDLFDDFNIEKCEGSILKYFEDDKGIQLTHDRKDLKSVLVAESHVINKYSKEKIGHSIETVHNLYSNNQLIQVSKQIKQNSDITIVST